Proteins encoded by one window of Sorangium aterium:
- the gloA gene encoding lactoylglutathione lyase, with translation MRILHTMLRVGDLERSIGFYRDVLGMELLSRQDYPEGKFTLCFLGYGKNPEHAELELTYNWGVDKYELGTAYGHIALGVDDIRGACDRIRAAGGKITREPGPMKHGKTVIAFVEDPDGYKVELIEESSRSR, from the coding sequence CGCTCGATCGGCTTCTACAGGGACGTGCTCGGGATGGAGCTCCTGTCGCGGCAGGACTACCCGGAGGGCAAGTTCACGCTCTGCTTCCTCGGCTACGGGAAGAACCCCGAGCACGCCGAGCTCGAGCTCACGTACAACTGGGGCGTGGACAAGTACGAGCTCGGCACGGCGTACGGGCACATCGCGCTCGGGGTCGACGACATCCGCGGGGCCTGCGACCGCATCCGGGCGGCGGGCGGGAAGATCACGCGCGAGCCGGGCCCGATGAAGCACGGCAAGACCGTGATCGCGTTCGTCGAGGATCCGGACGGCTACAAGGTCGAGCTCATCGAGGAGTCGAGCCGGAGCCGGTAG